The nucleotide sequence GCTGTACTGATATAGCGATGTCTCATTGCCTGATAGAAACAAAGATAGTCCAACCATGCTGCTACTTGCTTAGCACATCGGTGCACAGAGTGATGCAATCCTGAATTCTTTCACTTGACACTAGAGTTTGGCACCCATCCTCCCATGGTACAGACCTACAGTCGAAATGCTGCTGTGCTCCAAACAGACAGTACAGAAATACAAATCGACCACGAGTACCACGATTCCGCACATCCCTTCCCATTTCCTGACGCGGACACGCCCGTCTCAACCATTTTCTTTTCCCTGGCACTGACAGAGAAAGGAGAGGTGGGAGAGGGAGCGTGCGTCGCAGCACGTGTACGGGCAGCTCAGCGACGCCATGGCCTTCCTGGACCGTATCTTCGCTGGCACAGAAGAAGCCTCGTCGTGCGAGGACGAGGACGGCGTCCGCCGGGGGCTCGAGCAGCTCATGCGGCACTTCGCCGCGTGCGGCGGCAGGACCAGGAAACCCGCCGCCTGCCCGCGCTGCAGGCGCGCGTTCCAGCTCCTCCGGCTCCACGCCTCCGTCTGCgaccgcgccggcgccggcgccggcggcgaccCTTGCAAAGTTGCCTTGTGCAGGTAAATGCCATGCAGATGAATCATCACACGACAATGTCGTGTAAAAAAATGTttctttttcatttctttttggtGTGCTTGTGGACGAGCTGTAGAGGCAGTTGGTAGCAACACCAACAACACGAGGGAACAGTGCACAATTCTGTGGCTGCAAGTGCTTTGTCCCGCTGCTGGAGACGTGCTCCAAGTTCTTTTGGTACAGTTGCACATGAATGCcatgaaagaaaaagaaacctGAAGGACCATCTGACTATTGCTGAAAGTGCACGTGTCAGTGGATAGCATCCACCACAACCTCTATATCTACCATGACTGTACATGTGCCTTTCCCAGACCATTTGCTATGAATCTGAAGTGATTTTGGTTTCCTATTCCAGCAACCTCAAGGCCAAGATGCAAGAAGAGGGAGTGGACAAGACATGGAAGCTTCTGGTGAAGAAGGTGACCAGGGCTAGGGTGATGTCTGCTCTGGCCAGCAGGGAGGTGCCAGAGGTTGTGAAGAAGTCATGGGCCAAATACAGCAGCCGTAGAGCTGCCAGAATTAGATGAAAAAAGGGGGGAAATGAAGGAAATACAAATACTAGTTCTGTACATGTCCGACACAATCTTGGTTTACATTGTGTGCTTTGGCAGTATTCCTACTGTATTTTTCGGGGGGAGGGGTACAGAAGTCGCACTCTGCATATGCGTGTAGCCAAAGAAGCTTGATGCCTGTATATTATGTGGCGCCAAGGTTCAGTATGTACTCATAACACATTCATATTGATTCATGGTTttcaataaaaaaggaaaaagaatacATAAGATATTGCTTATTGCGTTTTCTTAGTTAACGAACTTTAAAGTTCACTTGAATGTGTATGCTGAAAAATTACATGACAAAATACTACTTTTCAGACCGATATAACTTGGATGATTTTCCCCAGATTTTAGAAAATCCATTTTGGGGCTAAACAACTTATCTAAAAACTCAAAACATAGCATTCTGAGAAGAATTTTTAGTTTCAAAACTACAAAAGCTATGACGCCTTATCTAAGCAAAATGTTTTTTTTTAGCATCTACTTCAAAAAGTTACATGATTTTTTTAGATCTctctgtcttttttttttggattgacaagaaaaaaaaaagcctaCCCAAAAACTCGAATATAGCATTTTGAAAAGAATTTTAGTTTGAAAACTATAAAGGTTATGATACCATTCCAAGTGAAATGGATCCTTGCTGGTTTTTATATCTatgtaaaaaaatatttttttgacaGAATATGTAAAAAAATTATAAGACCTTTGGAAATCCATAAGCTCTTCCTTATTAATCACCAAGAGAGGATATACAATATGAGTCAACCGTAAACGTCACTGGCATACGTAGAAAGCGTTCACGACGAGCCAGCGATATTAGCGTGTCCATGTCTCGCCAACGCATGTAACATAACAGTAGTGGCGAGTCACGACATGATCTCTGACGCGACTCAAAGGGAAAAGGCTAGTTCTCAAAATATTACTTACTTCAGAATGTGTTTGATtaaaattttaatattttttatttagaaTAAAAAGAATCCCTCTCAAGGTGTGTGTGGACGGCAGCACGGGCTATAGGAGGCAGGCCAGCTACCTCGTTTGACTTGGCGACCAATGCAAAAGCATCATGCCTTGCAAACGCCGAAACACATTTTAATGGGACCACGGAGTAGATAGATAGAGAAAAAAAAAGGCTGCATATGCATCTTTGGGTTGGCTAGCACAATCCTCGTGTTATGCACAAGTCACCGACCTCTTTGTTGAAAAGGTTAGCTTCGAGACATCGACTTCTGATTGCCAATTTGGTACTGTAGTAAGTTTTTGTGTAGACAGACCTCGATCACGGCAGCTCTAGGTGTCTACTAGTTCAGTTACGGTATTGCCCACCGACAGCTATTAACCACATTAATTTGGTACGTCGTTAGAGAAGTTAAACttagaataaaaaaataaaaatggtaATGTTATTTATCTGAATTTGATTTGAAATAGAGTGAGTACTCAAGGAGGTACCCCATCCGTttaaaattataagtcgttttgacttttttagtttatcaatttTGCTACGTGTGTAGACATATTATGCCGCATTGGACAGTTGTGAACCTCAGTGCAGAAGAGGCAGCAGCCAGCTGCTTACTGTACCGGTTACCAGCGTCCACCGTTACATGTTGTAGCCACTGACAAAAGAGAGCAATTAGTGTCTTTTACGTACGTTAATTAATCTCTGGTAAAAGTCCTAATCACTGGTTTGCTTGACCCTAGTCTACCACGGAGCCCTAGATAAGCCACGTGATTTTCACTACAATCAACGCCGCTCGCTTCTTGGGTTTCACTATATATGGCCAACGGCTGGCCCGGCACGGCATGGCACGGGTCCGTGCCAGCACAGCCCGATAGCCAACGGGCTGGCACGGTACACCGTGCCTCATAGGTCTacgggcctggccttcggcccaggcacggccctatggGCCGATTTCCATGTCGGGCTGTCCCACGAAGCACGGCCAGAATCACGGGCCATACATGCTCGCCCGCGACCTGTTACTCTTTGCATTCATAAACAGATAACAGTTCACAGTTTCATAATTCATACATTCACAGTTCACATCAATACATCATCATAGTTTCTTACATTCACAAAATCAAAGTCCAAAACTTATTCGATACAGTCACATTTTCATACATTCACAGAATCGAAGTCGAAATGTCCGATACATTCACAGATCAAAGTTCATACATTCACTGATTCACAGAATCAAAGTCCAAAGTCGACAGACAAcagaaataaccaaaatgagcTGTTTAGTGCAATGCTGCCTTATTAAAAACATTTCTagataaaactcacccttgtgagaaaccctagaaagaaaaaaagagtgcatCCAGCTCTTAATTAATCATTGTTCAAATGATAGACAAGTCTTTCACAGTCACTGAGTCACACACACCCTTTCACAGTCAtagatcacacacacacacactcaggaGGCAAGTCTCAACCTCAGTACCTAACTAAGTACCAGGAGCACCACCAGTAGATCCAtcttcatcaaggtacaagttctAGAATGAGTCTTTaagttcttggttgtcaacagcatGTTGTTCCCTTTTTTCTCCTAACTCCCAGTCCTTTAAGCAGGTCAGCATCTCCATAGTCTCTGGTGACAAGCGTCGCCATCGTTCCTCAATTATCCTACCTGtcaaactgaaacaagactcTGAAGAGACAGTAGATACAGGAACTGATAggatatctctagccattatagacaGGATTGGAAAGGTTAGCTTATGGTCACGCCACCACAGAAGtaggtcaaaatcatcctcataagaaGTGATATTGTCACTGTCTAAGTAAGCTGATAGCTCAGAAATAGcagtagatgaagatgaagtggcagGGAGAGGGGAAGCACCAACAATACCTGATCCACGACCAAAGATTCTTTCCCAGGCCTGCTTTTTCTTACCTGTATGATGTGATGGCTGTGcaaccctttgagacctagctgcaccagacttgctctcatatttgttaaacagtTTATACAATTCAGTTTTAACATCAGCATAGTATGAACTGTATTCAGAACTAGTGTATTCATCAAGTAATTGCAGCACATTAAAGAAACCACttatcttagctctaggatcaagaatgaacgcatatgaatataacagaggtatgtcCTGCTAATATTTAAGGAACTTAAGCTTCATAGGTAATACAATAGCTCTCAGATTATGCTCTTTTTtacatgcatgcaaatgagaagcaatctctaggatatggtgcagaacaagtggacttataggataataaacaccagataGTACAACAGTGGAGTCGTAGAAGAGTTCCAGGAACTCCAGTAACTTCTCAACAAAATACCAATGATTTGTAGTCAATAATTGTGAACCATAATgagaattaatgaacacagaaaagacATTCTTGTATGGAACCAAATGTTTAAGCATCAGGTAAATAGAATTATATCTAACATCCATATacaagccaaactttctaggtctaacactcTTAGCATTATAGTATTCCTTGAACAATGTAATTCTTTaattagaggaatttaagaagttaattgtagttctaaaatcttctgtgtaaggtttcaacctctttaaTCTAGATTTTACAAtaagattaatgatatgacaagcacaacgttgatgtaCAAGACTGTACTTACGGTTACTAGGATCCAAAGGATCAGGCGAAGGATCAGGATCCAAGTAACAAGCAAATAGAGGTGTCAAAGTGTTCATAGCCCTAGCATTAGAAGAAACATTGTCTAGAGTGACAGAGAAAATCTTGTCAATCAGACAATACTCCTCAACCACAGCAGGAATTCTTTCAGCAATGTTTTTACCAGAATGTTTAACCTCAATCAGTCTAAGACCAATAACCCTTTTCTGTAACTTCCAATcagcattcacatagtgagcaacaacactaatatagtcctccttagcattaccagaccaaatgtctgaagTCAAAGCAACAGAAGAAGCAGCAGGCAACACAAAATTCTTAAGCTTATCATGACGTTCAGTAAACAGCTTACCAAGATCTCTAGCGGTGGTCTATCTAGAAACCTtggcaaacctagggttatgagcaagaaCAATGTAATCATCCCATGCCTGTGACCCACCTATACCTAATGGaaggtcaagcctagcaatcaacctaCACAACTCAGAGCGAGCAACAGCAGGATTGTAGTCCTAGTTATGCACAGATCCATCAGGATTGTAAgaaagcctagactgaaccctagcagcATGATCAACCTTTTTCCTACAAGATTTCTGATGCCTAATCAAATGGCCAATGTCAGCAACAGATCTAGCAGACAATCTACTCTTACACATTTTACAGATAGCAGCAGTTCTAACCTTTTGACCATTCAaagtctcatagatctcatcaaaattaACCCAGACActagatttacgcttaccaaAGCATGAGGTACCATCTGTGCTGTTGGAGCTGACCGGTGTCCCTGTTGCCGTCGCCGACGGCGCCGGCTCCGCCcctccaccaccgtcgccaccgTCCAGATCGATCGGAGCAGAGCCGCTACCGACATCGATACCCAACAATGCAGTAGCATCGTCATAGATGTCGTCGTCGTTCTCTGGGAGCAGCCCTGCCGCGATCAGGTCATCGTTGCCAGTGAGTGGATAGACGACACCATCGTCATCCGCCATGGCGACCTTGACCGCAGACGGCTTatctccagcaccgttcctcaacggtgcgcgcGGTCGCCGTGCCCGGTCTATGCCACAAGAAGAGGACGACGAGGCATCGGCAACCGACCTGCACGGAGGAGAAAAACAGAGTCAGAGAGATAGAGCCATAGAGGTACAGATCCAGAGTCAATGGAAGACGTAGAAGAGACACAAGAAGTGGAGAAGACATtagacagatctagggttagggttagggttagggttagcggAGTACCTGCGCAACCGGAGTCCGATGCAGGAGATGACGAGGACCATCCAGAGGAGAGAGACCGATTAGAAACGATGGCGAACGGCGGAGGAGGGATGGACGGGAACACGGTCACGAACTCACATAGTTcaccgagagagggagaagggaggagaggcgGATCGAGTTCACCGGAGTCGGGGATGACGGACGAGATCAGTAGATCACGAGAGAGAGCTTAGATTCACCAGATCGTGGATGCGAGCCGACGAgcgagtggggattagggttagggttgggagcggACTGCGGAGCCGGCCGCCGGCGAGGCTGAGGCGACTGGGCGAGCGGGGGCTCGGCTGTGTGCCTGTGCCGCGGCGAGAGAGTGGGGaactggggattagggttagggtttggagcggagaGCGGAGCGGACGAGGAAGCGAGGCGACTGTTGACTGCGGAGCGGGCGACGGGGCGAGGAGAGTGGAGACTggagggttagggttgggagcgggggggggggggagccgaGCCGCTTATATGCGGGGGCGGGCGGGCGGCCAGGGCGCTGGCAGGCCGGGCCGTCACCGGGCCGGCTGTTCTGTagcaggccgtgccgtgccggcccacgtgcctggggtcaggctcaggcacggcctgctgctccgggccgggccagcccgggcccgcttgcctccgtgccgggccgtgcttgggccaggCCAAAAAACCGGGCCTTGGGCCGGGccgacgggctcgggctgcatggcttTCTATGGGTTTCACAGTGCGACTGGTGCATGCAAGGCCCACATGTGAACCGGGAGAAACGATGAAAGCTACTCCGTCCTGGTTCGTTCCAGATTTCATTCTGGTTAGCACTGTCGTCCTAACTGTGAAACCACTCATCATGTCTGTAAGTCTGAACTCTCAACATCTGCTCTGCTGCAACCATCTTCGCTTCAGAGTTCAGAGAGAAACGAAAGcaaatgaatgaatggatgaacgACACCAAATAAACCCGGCTTGTTCCTTGGGCAATCACTATCAGAGCACAGCAGCTTCACAGATTGAAACCAAAACACACCGCGGTTCTCCTTACAAGGTTCAGCAGAAACAAAACATTTTTACTCATATATATAGCTCCATACCACTGCTATCTATATCATCCTACTACTATGGTCTAATGGTCTATGGTCAGGGGGCAAAACTTGTGTGCACTGACACTGAGACGGACGACTGCACACACGGGAGACCTAGAATGATCACCGTCACCGACCGACTCGTCGCCGTCGATGAGCTAGCAGCCTAGCAGCTAAGGATCCAGCCGGTTGTTCCTGGGCGTGTGCCGCCGCGCGCTCGCGTAGTCCCTCGTCATGaaccacctcatcctcttcctctcctcTGCCCACTGCTCGGCGTGCTGCTGGTTGCTGCCATGGCTCCCGCTTCTCGCCGCTACCGCCGAGCCTTCTCCTTCCACGAAACCAAAGACAAGTTTCAGCCGCTTCTCGGTGACAGAAATAAAACGGCAGCTGGTCACAACACAGTGAAACGAGACGCGACCGGTGAATCACAGAGCGAGGATGTGCACTTACCAACAAGCACTTGCTGATGGAGCAGGGACCTGAAGCTCAGGAGGAAGATGAGAGCGACCAAGCTCACGAGACCAACGAACCTCATGCTGCCGTCTGCCGTCCCTCTCGCTCTCTGCAGTCCAGTAGAGCAGTGGGGTGACTGACGGGTGAGCAGGCGTtgtacgcgcgcgcgcgcgtgcgtgCATACTGCATATAATGCAGGAGCTCATGTCAGAGCATTTCCAACAAGAAGTACAGGTCAAATGGCAGGAGAACGGATTCAGATTGTTTATTTCAGAAGAGTTGTGAGCACAACACCTCTGCCATTTCGCCTTTCTTGGCGGCCTTGGGCTTAAACTAGGTTCCCAAGAACCTTACATGTCCTGCGAAGAATCTCTTGTTTCCGGTGCTCATCGGCGAGCGAAACCCAGGTCTCCCTCGCGGTGGCTGCATGCGGTCCTCTCCTTCCTGGGCCAAGAGCACATGCAGTGCAGACTGCAGAGCTGGCTCAGGTCCCGGAAAACGCCGTCCCCATCAACCAGCGGCATAGCCTAACGATCGAGCGAGCCACATGGCATGTATCTAACTTGCTGCACGCACTTGTAGAGCTGTTCTGGTCATTTTTGGATCCATGAAACTTGTAACGAAGCCCTGCTCGCTCGGTACTAATTCACTGGTTTAGTTGAGGGTCTAGCTGCTTCTGATGAATCTCAGCTTTTCTCCATGGCACAGGCATGCTAGCAAACTGAGATCAGCCTGTTTTGATGCAACTTCATTCTCCAAGAAATGATGGACTAtccctttttttttgaaatatatAGTAGTACCTTTTCATGCATTTGCAGAAATAATCCATTTTTTAACAAAATTGCAGAAATGATGCTCCGTTGTAGCACTAAAAATAGTGGGCGTTTTTTTTTGTTGCCTTTTCGAAATAGGACTAGTGACATTTCAGGCTTTTACAGAAACAATGCCCTTGACAAAATTGCAGAAACAGAAGTGGATACTCCGCAGCACGAAAAACAGAAATCACAGTAGGGGCCGCATGTTTTTGTTACCTCTCCAATTTTTAGCTAGCTGTTGGCTAACGAACCGTTCACCAAAATTAATACATACTGAACCGAGACCTGTTATAGGTTCCAGTTTCTACAAATCCAGACGGCCAAACAGCCAAACGATTAAGgcaaatagaaaagaaaacaaaaactagACATTGTAGTTACCCGCTGCCAAATCTCAAAGAGCAGATATCACAAACACGATGCCAAATACGCGCAAGTTGATGGGAAAACTGCACCAGATAACAGAACACTCTCCACATAGCGCTTAATTCACTTGTCGCAACAAGGATGGGGGAGTTCCATTCCATCTCCCCCTGATAAATtaacaattgaacaaatttgaCAATTCAGTTCACACAATATTCAGAAATATCTTCATGTTTAACTAGGCAGAACATAGACTCCAGTTCTAGCAAACAACTGAGTACCAAATTGCCATGGCAGTTCAAGCCTCGGGGATTTTGGAAGTTTCCCACTGCCAAATCTCAAATCCGCATATACAAACAAAGGTAAACAGGGGCCATGGTTTTTACAGGCTACGATAAAAGGAAGTCATATTAAAAGTTTCCTAACAGGAAATGTGCATACGTGCTCTATATTACACGCACATCAGGTAGCTCGCAGAACACGGTCAGTCATATGTCCATGTCAATCAAGGCATCTTCCTCTTCACCATCAGACACAACACCAGTTAAGAAGTCATCTCCTGATAATTTGCTGCGTTAAAAAGAAGAATATGTCATTAATTCATTATTGATTATCTTGTGTTCCATGTCAGAACCTTGCAGCTCGAAGCAAGCACCTACCTAGTGCAGTAACATCGAAAGCTCACTACTCGTTTTAGCTTCCTATTGTAGAAGTAGTAGTTGAACGACCATCTACAAGAAAAGGTTAGTATCCATATCAGAATGACGATTTAGATGCATAAGCTAACCATTACAATCCTATCTTAGTTCACTCAACATACATGGCCCCTTTCTCTAGAACTGGATCTGCATCAGAGTCTGGGTTATAGCTGTAGATGTCACACTCTCTGATTTTGATAACCTGAAACATAAGGTGTAAACATAAAATACAAGGACTATACAACCTCCAAACCAAACATTACAAGTGAATCCtgacctcatcaattgctttagTCATACTGTCCAGAAGAGAACTGCCCTCATTTGTGGCTGCCCATTGCTGAACATAAGTCCAAATTCAGGTAGGCATATCAGACAGtgagaaaggaaaaacaaagtctgaGGATCATTTAAATTAAATGTGATAATAAGCCCAGTAAATCAATTACTgtgttttttcctttttcagaatatGCAGTCTAGCTAAACCAATCTATTTATATgaacaaagtaaaaaaaaatgcaAACCAAAAGATAAAGAGGAAATCATAAAGCATTACCCTAGAAGCATCAGATAAGTAGGTGTCTACCATCTGCTTGAAACTTTCCAACTCCTCTTCTTGGAAGAACAAGTGTGCCCGAACAGCACTGATAAGTGGACAAATGTTGACAAAAGGATGTTAAATTTAATCTGAAGGCCGTGCTATCATGAATGTGTGACATGACAGCCAGGAGACCTTAAGAAAGTTAGATATATCAAACACCAAAGACCAAGGGAAATGGAGAGAATTGAACTCTCAGCTCAAAGAGCAACGGTTATTAATCCGTCTGTCATACCATCTGACAACACCCCCTTAGGCTGGTAGGAAAGGACAAAAGCGGGTTTGCCATATCGCCCAGGGAAAGCTGACTATGGCATTACCCAAATATCCTTCCTCCCAGATTATATTAGAACACACTTGCTACAAAGACAATATTACCTGAAATCATAATCTGGATATATGTGGCCAAGAGTGAGAACTAGATATATCAATGTTTTCCGGCTGGACAAACATCAAACGAAAAAACAAGTTAGGCTATGTAAAAAGAAAATATGCATAACACAAATAGGAACTTTTGCAAACATACAACTGGGTCAAACCCCAATTTGCTGGATGCCTCAATGAATGGTGGGGCTTACCTTGATCTGGAGGATAAGTGCTCCACTGGTGAAGAAGGATCACTATCAGTGGACTTGCCAAGGTAATCAAGAATCTGAAAGCACAACAGAGAAGTTAGATTGGCATAATTACAATAGCATGCACCAATTCAAGACTCGAATTGAAACATCAACATTTGAAAAGCATGAATACATATAAACATCATACATGCATTCTTTGTGGGCTTTTAAATGAGAAAAAACATTAAGTTTTGCTTGGAAAAGACTGGTGTTTCcctgaagaagaaaaaaaaattctcTAAAGATCCTAGGAAATAGATTGCATAAAGACAATAGCAACTGTGAATCTGTGGTATCCCATTTGTGACATTCAGTAAATTTTAAATTAAAGAGAAACAATCTTTGGTTCCTGATCGATCAATCAAACAACTAAATCACATGCTCCCATTGACTTATTCAAAACAATGTTGAAGACCCAAACAGCATACAAGGCCACATGGAGAGTAGAAGATAAAGCCTAACATGACAGGTGGAAAAAAGCATAGGACTGCAGCTTGACGAAGGGTGGCATTAAGCAATGAGGTTGTACATGAATCATTCCATGATTCTTCATGTATGAAAGATGATATCTACAAAACTAATGCCTGGTAAGCATCAACTGCATACATGAGAGAAGGTACCTAAACTAAGTTTCACATAAAGTATAACAGGAGAGGTCCCCTCACGAAAAAGCAAACACAGAAAGAGAGGCCCTCTTTTGCAATATATAACTATAAATAAAGGAAGCATATTAGAAGAAAAAGTGAGTGGAAGCAAACAAGCCCAAAATGGCTGAACCAACCAGGATTTAATGGACTATCTGAAAGTATCTAATC is from Miscanthus floridulus cultivar M001 chromosome 7, ASM1932011v1, whole genome shotgun sequence and encodes:
- the LOC136465818 gene encoding zinc finger BED domain-containing protein RICESLEEPER 3-like; translation: MADDDGVVYPLTGNDDLIAAGLLPENDDDIYDDATALLGIDVGSGSAPIDLDGGDGGGGAEPAPSATATGTPVSSNSTDGTSCFGKRKSSVWVNFDEIYETLNGQKVRTAAICKMYIWSGNAKEDYISVVAHYVNADWKLQKRVIGLRLIEVKHSGKNIAERIPAVVEEYCLIDKIFSVTLDNVSSNARAMNTLTPLFACYLDPDPSPDPLDPSNRKYSLEYYNAKSVRPRKFGLYMDVRYNSIYLMLKHLVPYKNVFSVFINSHYGSQLLTTNHWYFVEKLLEFLELFYDSTVDIPLLYSYAFILDPRAKISGFFNVLQLLDEYTSSEYSSYYADVKTELYKLFNKYESKSGAARSQRVAQPSHHTGKKKQAWERIFGRGSGIVGASPLPATSSSSTAISELSAYLDSDNITSYEDDFDLLLWWRDHKLTFPILSIMARDILSVPVSTVSSESCFSLTGRIIEERWRRLSPETMEMLTCLKDWELGEKREQHAVDNQELKDSF
- the LOC136467242 gene encoding uncharacterized protein is translated as MKFLEYTPFDSINLFLEQLNLGDCTIKGNLEAFSCKHTATDRRLSISLEHEILDYLGKSTDSDPSSPVEHLSSRSSRKTLIYLVLTLGHIYPDYDFSAVRAHLFFQEEELESFKQMVDTYLSDASRQWAATNEGSSLLDSMTKAIDEVIKIRECDIYSYNPDSDADPVLEKGAIWSFNYYFYNRKLKRVVSFRCYCTSKLSGDDFLTGVVSDGEEEDALIDMDI